Proteins co-encoded in one Gehongia tenuis genomic window:
- the pilM gene encoding type IV pilus biogenesis protein PilM: MDTSIYFANGTLRAVAGSAGKRSLTVEDAATLKLPEGALINGVITGEEALATAIHTLREEHPRMPMRNVRLAFDSSMIYFKQAELPRLSVKRTLEMVRGEFSEMDEELLYDYAVLSPRTENGGMYVLLNAVKRELIMSYIAFFQSQGITLSAISTALSSQIKLVRALPGLGRETFIMLVLDGNMLGASLYVEGRFRFANRARLFAERGSEALEAEIERTVSTLIQFNQSEKSGATISHLYLCGLIREEEGIHGDVCRAFGLKRGLLTGEGLIHSRSAEFDLTDYIYATGNLLRM; this comes from the coding sequence ATGGATACATCCATCTATTTTGCCAACGGCACCCTGCGGGCGGTGGCGGGCAGCGCGGGGAAACGGTCCTTAACCGTGGAGGATGCGGCGACCTTGAAGCTGCCCGAAGGCGCGCTCATCAATGGCGTGATCACGGGCGAGGAGGCCCTTGCAACAGCCATACACACCTTGCGGGAGGAACATCCCCGCATGCCCATGCGGAATGTGCGGCTGGCCTTCGACAGCAGCATGATCTATTTCAAACAGGCCGAGCTTCCGCGGCTTTCGGTGAAGCGTACGCTGGAGATGGTTCGCGGCGAATTTTCCGAGATGGATGAGGAACTGCTCTATGACTACGCTGTTCTCAGCCCCAGAACGGAGAACGGCGGCATGTACGTTCTTTTAAACGCCGTCAAGCGGGAGCTCATCATGAGTTACATTGCCTTTTTTCAAAGCCAGGGCATCACTTTGTCCGCCATCAGTACGGCGCTTAGCAGCCAGATCAAACTGGTCCGCGCCCTGCCGGGTCTGGGCCGTGAAACCTTTATCATGCTGGTGCTGGACGGGAACATGCTGGGCGCCTCCCTTTATGTGGAGGGCAGGTTTCGCTTTGCCAACCGTGCCCGCCTGTTTGCGGAGCGGGGGAGCGAGGCGCTGGAAGCGGAAATTGAGCGCACGGTTTCCACCCTTATCCAGTTCAATCAATCGGAGAAAAGCGGTGCCACCATCTCCCATCTCTACCTTTGCGGATTGATCCGGGAGGAGGAGGGGATCCACGGGGATGTGTGCCGCGCCTTCGGGCTCAAGCGGGGCCTTTTGACCGGCGAGGGCCTCATTCACAGCCGCTCCGCGGAATTTGACCTGACGGACTACATCTACGCCACCGGCAATCTTTTAAGAATGTGA
- a CDS encoding GspE/PulE family protein has protein sequence MKNIPIGEVLKQYGYITEAQLSEALTFQKEHSNKRLGAILIELGFVTERQMLEALALRMDLKMVDLGTYPVNTEAVAKIPKPLALKYGLIAVELHGNRLSIVMSDPLNFYAVEDIRQITQMSLEIMVDVAQNIDRAIEYYYPEIEAKVTAQWASSKADALPSETLELTEDSEGDEAPVVQVLNRLLIRGHSINASDIHIEPFEEHVSVRMRMDGVITDYVTLAKSLHLSLIARVKILSNLDIAERRLPQDGHFRVTIEGVEINARVSIIPTIYGEKAVIRFLFARAIVDDAERFGFSVGDYEKFERMLTSPHGIIYITGPTGSGKTTTLYMVLERLANKLVNISTIEDPVERNIARVNQVQVNNVAGLTFERGLRALLRQDPDVIMVGETRDSETATISVRAAITGHLVLSTLHTNDAISSIVRLRDMGIPAYLVANSLVGLVAQRLMRKVCPHCGQTYAASLAEQQALGQDGPVELKRGPGCHLCSYTGYKGRMAVHEVVVIDKTIRRMITEDAPMDDIVAYVSQNQSFTSLRDSAREAALKGITSMEEYYKVAYYAD, from the coding sequence ATGAAGAATATTCCCATTGGCGAGGTTCTAAAACAGTATGGGTACATCACCGAAGCCCAGCTCAGCGAGGCCCTGACTTTCCAAAAGGAGCACTCCAACAAGCGTCTTGGGGCCATTTTGATTGAGCTTGGGTTCGTAACCGAGCGGCAGATGCTGGAGGCCCTTGCCCTTCGAATGGACCTTAAAATGGTGGATCTTGGCACCTATCCGGTGAACACCGAGGCGGTGGCGAAGATCCCGAAGCCTCTGGCGCTCAAATATGGGCTCATCGCGGTGGAACTGCATGGAAACCGGCTGAGCATCGTGATGAGCGATCCCCTCAATTTCTATGCGGTGGAGGATATCCGGCAGATCACCCAGATGTCTCTTGAGATCATGGTGGATGTGGCGCAGAATATTGACCGGGCGATCGAATACTACTACCCTGAGATCGAGGCCAAGGTCACGGCTCAGTGGGCGAGTTCCAAGGCCGACGCGCTGCCCTCGGAAACGCTGGAGCTTACCGAGGATTCCGAAGGGGACGAGGCGCCGGTGGTGCAGGTTTTAAACCGGCTTTTAATTCGCGGCCACAGCATCAATGCCAGCGATATTCATATCGAACCTTTTGAGGAGCATGTGTCGGTGCGCATGCGCATGGACGGTGTGATCACCGATTACGTGACCCTGGCCAAATCCCTTCATCTTTCGCTCATCGCCCGGGTAAAGATTCTCTCAAACCTGGATATCGCTGAGCGGCGGCTGCCCCAGGACGGGCATTTCCGGGTGACCATCGAGGGCGTGGAGATCAACGCCCGCGTATCCATCATTCCCACCATTTACGGCGAAAAAGCGGTGATCCGCTTTCTGTTTGCGAGGGCGATCGTGGATGATGCCGAGCGGTTTGGTTTTTCCGTGGGGGACTACGAGAAGTTTGAACGAATGCTCACCTCGCCCCATGGGATCATCTACATCACCGGGCCCACGGGCTCGGGCAAGACAACCACGCTGTACATGGTGCTGGAGCGCCTGGCGAACAAGCTGGTGAATATCTCCACCATCGAGGATCCGGTGGAGCGGAACATCGCAAGGGTGAATCAGGTGCAGGTGAACAATGTGGCCGGCCTTACCTTTGAGCGTGGGCTTCGGGCACTGCTGAGACAGGACCCCGACGTGATCATGGTGGGCGAGACCCGGGACAGTGAGACGGCCACCATCTCCGTTCGGGCCGCCATCACGGGCCATTTGGTGCTGTCCACCCTCCACACCAACGACGCCATCTCGTCCATTGTGCGTCTGCGGGATATGGGGATTCCCGCTTATCTCGTGGCCAATTCTCTGGTGGGGCTGGTGGCCCAGCGGCTCATGCGCAAGGTGTGTCCCCACTGCGGCCAGACCTATGCGGCGAGTCTCGCCGAGCAGCAGGCATTGGGACAGGACGGACCGGTGGAGCTCAAGCGGGGCCCCGGCTGCCATCTTTGCAGCTATACCGGCTATAAGGGCCGCATGGCGGTTCATGAGGTTGTGGTGATTGACAAGACCATCCGCCGCATGATCACCGAGGATGCGCCCATGGACGATATTGTGGCCTATGTAAGCCAGAATCAGAGCTTCACTTCCCTGCGCGACTCGGCCCGGGAGGCGGCGCTCAAAGGGATCACCTCCATGGAGGAATATTATAAAGTGGCCTATTATGCCGATTAG
- a CDS encoding type II secretion system F family protein: MPDYKYHAAELGGKTVRGKLRAADEQDLREQLKNEDLYLVDYEQTEEQRGGYRLRGKQLAEFCRELGAMLSSGVPLIRAIGIMAQRDIPAKVKNVYMNLYRSLQQGLVLSEAMEQQGNAFPELLIHMYRASEATGRLDQTSEKMAEHYEKSYHLNRKVKTAMIYPILLVVVTIAVVMIIFMVVLPKFFAVFESMNAPMPGVTRFMLTVSNGMRENWIWILIGILLIVLGVQALLRIPDVKMVTQRWKVHFPGIGRLMRIIYTARFARSLSSLYASGISIINALYNTQNTVGNVYVEAQFPEMIREVRNGGSLSGALAKVDGFDSKLAASVMIGEETGKLDDMLDATADTFDYEADMAVQRLTALIEPCLIIILAVVIGSIIISVMLPIITLYDTIGAAGGM; encoded by the coding sequence ATGCCCGATTACAAATATCATGCTGCCGAGCTTGGCGGTAAGACGGTGCGGGGCAAGCTGCGCGCAGCCGACGAGCAGGACCTTCGGGAGCAGCTTAAAAATGAGGATCTGTATCTGGTGGACTATGAACAAACGGAGGAACAGCGGGGCGGCTACCGTTTGCGGGGCAAGCAGCTGGCGGAATTCTGCCGGGAGCTTGGCGCCATGCTCAGCTCTGGCGTACCCCTGATCCGGGCCATCGGCATCATGGCGCAAAGGGACATTCCGGCAAAGGTCAAAAATGTCTACATGAATCTTTATCGTTCCTTGCAGCAGGGCCTCGTGCTTTCCGAAGCCATGGAGCAGCAGGGCAACGCCTTTCCCGAGCTTTTGATCCACATGTACCGGGCCAGCGAGGCCACCGGACGGCTGGACCAAACCTCGGAAAAGATGGCGGAGCACTATGAAAAATCCTACCACCTGAACCGGAAAGTGAAAACGGCCATGATCTATCCCATCCTGCTGGTGGTGGTCACGATTGCGGTGGTGATGATCATCTTCATGGTGGTTCTGCCCAAGTTTTTTGCCGTATTTGAAAGCATGAACGCGCCCATGCCGGGTGTGACCCGTTTCATGCTCACGGTGAGCAACGGGATGCGGGAGAACTGGATCTGGATTTTGATTGGCATTTTGCTCATCGTATTGGGCGTTCAGGCTCTTTTGAGAATCCCCGACGTGAAGATGGTCACTCAGCGGTGGAAGGTCCATTTTCCGGGAATCGGCCGCTTGATGCGCATCATCTATACGGCCCGCTTTGCCCGGTCCCTCAGTTCCCTTTATGCCAGCGGCATTTCCATCATAAACGCTTTGTATAACACACAAAACACCGTGGGCAATGTTTACGTGGAGGCCCAGTTTCCCGAGATGATCCGCGAGGTGCGCAACGGCGGCTCCCTATCGGGGGCGCTGGCCAAGGTGGACGGCTTTGATTCCAAGCTTGCCGCCAGCGTCATGATCGGCGAGGAGACGGGCAAGCTGGACGACATGCTGGACGCCACGGCGGACACCTTTGACTACGAGGCGGATATGGCTGTACAGCGGCTGACGGCGCTTATTGAGCCATGTCTCATCATCATTCTGGCGGTGGTGATCGGTTCGATTATCATCTCGGTGATGCTGCCCATTATTACGCTTTATGATACCATCGGCGCTGCCGGCGGTATGTAG
- a CDS encoding type IV pilus twitching motility protein PilT, with protein MTIDMLLFEARKRGCSDVHLTENMPAALRVNGKLAEDPIVPPDAVRGLIMSMLSDEQRKGLERGEDQDFAWQTENGARQRVNVYRHRLGLAAAIRLLTDHIPSLEELHLPPVVKTLADQPRGLILVTGPTGSGKSTTLAAMIDHISRTRSAHIMTVEDPIEYVFQPNRCIVHQREVGSTVSGFAAALRSALREDPDIILVGEMRDYETISTAVTAAETGHLVLSTLHTTSAAQTIDRIVDTCPAEGQRQMRTQLSALLRGVVTQQLVPLALGNGRAVATEILLGTDAVGNLIRENKCHQLATVMQSGAANGMQTLSGSLAALVRQGAISRDTAFQYAADPKDLRQYIQ; from the coding sequence ATGACCATCGATATGTTGCTTTTTGAGGCGAGAAAACGGGGCTGCTCCGACGTCCATCTGACGGAGAATATGCCCGCGGCCCTCCGTGTGAACGGGAAACTGGCGGAGGATCCTATTGTTCCGCCCGATGCTGTTCGCGGGCTCATCATGTCCATGCTCAGCGATGAACAGCGAAAGGGCTTGGAGCGGGGAGAGGACCAGGATTTCGCCTGGCAGACGGAAAACGGTGCCCGCCAGCGGGTCAACGTCTACCGCCACCGGCTGGGCCTTGCGGCGGCGATCCGTCTTTTGACGGACCATATCCCCAGTCTGGAGGAACTGCATCTGCCGCCGGTGGTGAAAACCCTGGCCGATCAGCCGCGGGGGCTCATTCTGGTCACCGGCCCCACGGGCAGCGGCAAATCCACCACCCTTGCCGCCATGATTGACCACATTTCAAGGACCCGCTCCGCCCATATCATGACGGTGGAGGACCCGATTGAGTACGTGTTTCAGCCCAACCGCTGCATCGTGCACCAGCGGGAGGTGGGCAGCACGGTTTCCGGCTTTGCGGCGGCTCTGCGCTCCGCTCTTCGGGAGGACCCGGACATCATTTTGGTGGGCGAGATGCGGGACTACGAAACCATTTCCACGGCGGTGACGGCGGCGGAGACGGGACATCTGGTGCTGTCCACGCTGCACACCACCAGCGCGGCGCAGACCATCGACCGTATTGTGGACACCTGCCCGGCGGAGGGCCAGCGGCAGATGCGCACACAGTTGTCCGCACTGCTTCGGGGCGTGGTCACCCAGCAGCTGGTGCCTCTGGCCTTGGGAAACGGCCGAGCGGTGGCTACGGAGATTCTTCTTGGCACCGATGCGGTGGGCAACCTCATTCGGGAAAACAAGTGCCATCAGCTGGCCACGGTGATGCAGTCCGGTGCGGCAAACGGCATGCAGAC
- a CDS encoding prepilin-type N-terminal cleavage/methylation domain-containing protein, translating to MEMALNVRRNKKGFTLVEVIVVLVILAILAAILVPSMVGWIDKAQKKTAVVEGRTILVAAQTIVSENYPMADGAMAEPQVKEVTDLAQLDGISDVEITVTGNKVTAFTFTSSESFTVTYDGSTITAE from the coding sequence ATGGAAATGGCACTGAATGTGCGTAGAAACAAAAAGGGTTTCACTCTGGTTGAAGTCATTGTGGTTTTGGTGATTTTGGCCATCCTGGCGGCGATTTTAGTTCCCTCCATGGTGGGCTGGATCGACAAGGCTCAAAAGAAAACGGCTGTGGTGGAAGGCCGGACCATTTTGGTCGCGGCGCAAACCATTGTTTCGGAGAACTATCCCATGGCGGACGGCGCAATGGCTGAGCCGCAGGTGAAGGAAGTTACCGACTTGGCACAGCTTGACGGTATCTCCGACGTAGAAATTACGGTTACCGGCAACAAGGTCACCGCCTTTACGTTCACATCCAGCGAGAGCTTTACGGTCACCTACGACGGCTCGACCATTACGGCCGAATAA
- a CDS encoding prepilin peptidase, which translates to MVFVAYLVLYLIAFIMGSCVASFLNVVIYRLPRKLSFVKGRSFCPNCRQTLKIYDMVPVFSWFWLKGRCRFCNEKISARYPLVEAMGGFAALFCVALWGYSLAALTVFAAVMILVAVAFIDHDTFEIPNGLVFALLIPAVLSIGAFPDVSILERCIGIATLSGPMLLMNLLVRDSFGGGDIKLIAVCGFLLGWKLLLVGGFVALLLAGGYGVYLLKTRKKDRKDHIAFGPHLAAGMIFALYLGRPVLDYYLSLFI; encoded by the coding sequence ATGGTCTTTGTGGCGTACCTCGTCCTATATCTCATTGCATTTATAATGGGCAGCTGTGTGGCAAGCTTTTTAAACGTAGTGATTTACCGGCTTCCCCGAAAATTGTCCTTTGTGAAGGGCCGGTCCTTTTGCCCGAACTGCCGTCAAACCCTGAAAATTTACGATATGGTTCCGGTATTCAGCTGGTTTTGGCTGAAAGGCCGATGCCGGTTCTGCAACGAAAAGATTTCCGCCCGTTATCCTCTTGTGGAAGCGATGGGCGGCTTTGCCGCGCTTTTTTGTGTGGCCCTTTGGGGCTACAGCCTTGCGGCGCTGACGGTTTTTGCTGCCGTCATGATTCTCGTGGCCGTCGCTTTCATCGACCACGATACCTTTGAAATTCCAAACGGCCTGGTGTTTGCCCTTTTGATTCCAGCCGTTTTGTCCATAGGGGCTTTTCCCGATGTATCCATTCTCGAGCGGTGCATCGGCATTGCGACGCTCAGCGGACCCATGCTGCTCATGAACCTTTTGGTAAGGGACAGCTTTGGCGGCGGAGATATCAAGCTCATAGCGGTTTGCGGGTTCCTGCTGGGCTGGAAGCTGCTGCTGGTGGGCGGCTTTGTGGCTCTGCTCCTGGCGGGCGGCTATGGTGTTTATTTGCTGAAAACCCGCAAAAAAGACCGTAAGGATCATATCGCCTTTGGCCCCCATCTCGCCGCTGGCATGATCTTTGCGCTGTACCTGGGCCGGCCCGTGCTGGATTATTATCTTTCGCTATTTATCTAA